In Parasteatoda tepidariorum isolate YZ-2023 chromosome 2, CAS_Ptep_4.0, whole genome shotgun sequence, one DNA window encodes the following:
- the LOC107443270 gene encoding monocarboxylate transporter 9 isoform X3 → MVKSECKEMSPLNIDKISRDMEDRFYFVSPSSSVQQSLSEQQDDDDMEWDPDEIANIPEPPDGGYGWVIVAASFLSNMIVDGIAYTFGIFFTEFVRHYDVPKGKVAWVGSLLSGFYMSVGPIVSALTNRFGSRLVMIAGSLVSCTAMILSTMAPTIDVLMVTYGVMGGIGFGLVFLPAVVSVSHYFSTKRALATGVAVCGSGVGAFVFAPLCQVLLNMYEWQGALLILAGLTLNCAVFGGLMRPLDPAPYQKPLLQRIAEEKERHRMDSLCESQYMIIQHSDGTFEKRPKFILNLEPGVHSTLYLDQFGKSPADTPVFTLSPIQEVRKSPELSKEDEMNEKEENEKEEEEKTEKEDEKAPLAGPSLPKVATTVSLPNAGLAHHQINSNPNGADFQDGSSSPQIANGTLPPTFIRELAKRKGLLPQFRGAMKLSLSNMTVNNETKKNNAPLKISSSGFLCPGQQQNNNFNADEVWKQNVREQISQTPVPLDGSRRSSLRRERRDYSRPMYRKDVFYSGSIRNLPEYKQSQGDVRSYVASVISIPRDIPISQSVLDNRSNVLQAKPRPKFCPSFIKLPKSMTDTLYEMLDISLLQNKVFLMICMSNVIGMIGFYVPYVYITDSCITKGIPAEKAAFVLSMIGITNTIGRLLFGWIADRPGVSSLLVNNVTIVLTGICVFCIPFCNDYTTIVIDCVLFGLFVSAYICLTSIILVELLGLDKLTNAFGLLSLFRGASVMLGAPVAGSIYDWTGSYDLPFFIAGILLIGAAIISFLIPCVAKREEEKQQNPEVVRDENQDVLSDDQESVV, encoded by the exons ACAAGATCTCCCGGGACATGGAGGACCGGTTCTACTTCGTGTCCCCGTCCAGCTCTGTCCAGCAGAGCCTGTCCGAGCAGCAGGACGACGACGACATGGAGTGGGATCCGGACGAGATTGCCAACATCCCTGAACCTCCAGACGGTGGTTACGGGTGGGTCATCGTGGCAGCATCCTTCCTCAGCAACATGATAGTGGACGGAATAGCCTATACTTTCGGCATCTTCTTCACGGAATTCGTCAGGCATTATGACGTTCCCAAGGGTAAAGTGGCCTGGGTCGGATCCCTCCTCTCAGGTTTCTACATGAGCGTAG GTCCCATTGTGAGTGCATTGACGAACAGATTCGGTAGTCGGCTTGTGATGATAGCAGGCAGCCTGGTCTCCTGTACTGCTATGATACTCAGTACTATGGCACCCACCATAGACGTACTGATGGTCACCTATGGAGTGATGGGAG gtATAGGTTTCGGTCTGGTGTTTTTGCCGGCCGTAGTCAGCGTAAGCCACTATTTTTCTACGAAACGAGCCTTAGCCACGGGCGTAGCTGTTTGTGGATCTGGTGTTGGAGCTTTCGTCTTCGCCCCATTATGTCAAGTCTTGCTTAACATGTACGAATGGCAAGGGGCCCTACTAATACTTGCCGGTTTAACACTGAATTGTGCTGTGTTTGGAGGTCTCATGAGACCCCTCGACCCGGCTCCTTACCAAAAACCCTTACTCCAGAGAATCGCCGAAGAGAAGGAAAGACACCGGATGGACTCCCTCTGCGAAAGTCAGTACATGATTATTCAGCATTCAGATGGAACATTCGAAAAGAGACCGAAGTTCATCCTCAATCTAGAACCCGGTGTTCATTCCACCCTCTATCTAGATCAGTTCGGGAAGTCTCCAGCGGACACTCCGGTATTTACGCTTTCTCCCATACAAGAAGTGCGCAAATCACCGGAACTGTCCAAAGAGGATGAAATGAacgaaaaggaagaaaatgagAAGGAAGAAGAGGAGAAGACTGAAAAAGAGGATGAGAAAGCTCCATTAGCTGGGCCGTCTTTGCCGAAAGTAGCAACAACGGTCTCACTTCCCAATGCGGGCTTGGCCCACCACCAAATCAATAGCAACCCTAATGGGGCTGACTTTCAAGATGGGTCCTCCTCTCCACAGATTGCCAATGGTACTTTACCCCCAACATTTATCCGCGAACTGGCCAAGCGGAAAGGACTTTTGCCCCAGTTTAGAGGTGCTATGAAATTAAGCCTTAGCAACATGACAGTAAATAACGAGACGAAGAAAAACAACGCCCCACTAAAGATCTCTTCCAGTGGTTTTCTTTGTCCGGGACAGCAGCAAAATAACAACTTCAACGCGGATGAAGTCTGGAAGCAGAACGTTCGAGAACAAATATCCCAAACTCCTGTTCCGCTGGACGGCAGTAGGAGGTCATCCCTGCGCAGGGAAAGAAGAGATTACAGCAGGCCTATGTACAGGAAAGATGTCTTTTACAGCGGCAGCATCCGCAATCTGCCAGAATACAAGCAGTCTCAGGGGGATGTTAGGTCGTACGTGGCCAGCGTCATATCTATTCCAAGAGACATCCCCATCTCTCAATCGGTTTTAGACAACAGATCGAATGTTCTGCAAGCCAAACCAAGACCAAAATTTTGCcctagttttattaaattgccCAAATCCATGACGGACACTCTGTATGAAATGCTTGACATTTCACTTCTGCAGAACAAAGTGTTTCTAATGATCTGCATGTCCAATGTGATTGGAATGATAGGTTTTTATGTGCCATATGTTTACATTACAGACAGTTGCATAACGAAAGGAATCCCAGCCGAAAAGGCCGCCTTCGTTCTCTCCATGATTGGAATAACGAATACCATAGGGAGGTTGCTGTTCGGTTGGATAGCCGATAGGCCAGGGGTCTCCTCCCTGCTAGTGAATAATGTTACTATTGTACTGACTGGTATATGTGTGTTCTGCATACCTTTCTGCAACGACTACACAACCATTGTGATTGATTGCGTCCTCTTTGGATTATTTGTCT ctgctTACATTTGCCTGACGTCTATCATATTAGTTGAACTGCTGGGATTAGACAAGCTGACGAATGCTTTTGGGCTGCTCAGTCTTTTTCGTGGTGCGTCAGTCATGTTGGGGGCACCTGTAGCAG gcTCAATTTATGACTGGACAGGCAGCTATGATTTACCCTTCTTCATCGCCGGAATCTTGCTGATAGGTGCCGCCATCATCAGTTTTCTCATCCCTTGTGTTGCCAAaagggaagaagaaaaacaacaaaatccGGAGGTGGTGAGGGATGAAAATCAAGACGTCTTGAGTGACGACCAGGAAAGTGTAGTTTGA
- the LOC107443270 gene encoding monocarboxylate transporter 9 isoform X2, with the protein MPPLRNGSSLYLNASDKISRDMEDRFYFVSPSSSVQQSLSEQQDDDDMEWDPDEIANIPEPPDGGYGWVIVAASFLSNMIVDGIAYTFGIFFTEFVRHYDVPKGKVAWVGSLLSGFYMSVGPIVSALTNRFGSRLVMIAGSLVSCTAMILSTMAPTIDVLMVTYGVMGGIGFGLVFLPAVVSVSHYFSTKRALATGVAVCGSGVGAFVFAPLCQVLLNMYEWQGALLILAGLTLNCAVFGGLMRPLDPAPYQKPLLQRIAEEKERHRMDSLCESQYMIIQHSDGTFEKRPKFILNLEPGVHSTLYLDQFGKSPADTPVFTLSPIQEVRKSPELSKEDEMNEKEENEKEEEEKTEKEDEKAPLAGPSLPKVATTVSLPNAGLAHHQINSNPNGADFQDGSSSPQIANGTLPPTFIRELAKRKGLLPQFRGAMKLSLSNMTVNNETKKNNAPLKISSSGFLCPGQQQNNNFNADEVWKQNVREQISQTPVPLDGSRRSSLRRERRDYSRPMYRKDVFYSGSIRNLPEYKQSQGDVRSYVASVISIPRDIPISQSVLDNRSNVLQAKPRPKFCPSFIKLPKSMTDTLYEMLDISLLQNKVFLMICMSNVIGMIGFYVPYVYITDSCITKGIPAEKAAFVLSMIGITNTIGRLLFGWIADRPGVSSLLVNNVTIVLTGICVFCIPFCNDYTTIVIDCVLFGLFVSAYICLTSIILVELLGLDKLTNAFGLLSLFRGASVMLGAPVAGSIYDWTGSYDLPFFIAGILLIGAAIISFLIPCVAKREEEKQQNPEVVRDENQDVLSDDQESVV; encoded by the exons ACAAGATCTCCCGGGACATGGAGGACCGGTTCTACTTCGTGTCCCCGTCCAGCTCTGTCCAGCAGAGCCTGTCCGAGCAGCAGGACGACGACGACATGGAGTGGGATCCGGACGAGATTGCCAACATCCCTGAACCTCCAGACGGTGGTTACGGGTGGGTCATCGTGGCAGCATCCTTCCTCAGCAACATGATAGTGGACGGAATAGCCTATACTTTCGGCATCTTCTTCACGGAATTCGTCAGGCATTATGACGTTCCCAAGGGTAAAGTGGCCTGGGTCGGATCCCTCCTCTCAGGTTTCTACATGAGCGTAG GTCCCATTGTGAGTGCATTGACGAACAGATTCGGTAGTCGGCTTGTGATGATAGCAGGCAGCCTGGTCTCCTGTACTGCTATGATACTCAGTACTATGGCACCCACCATAGACGTACTGATGGTCACCTATGGAGTGATGGGAG gtATAGGTTTCGGTCTGGTGTTTTTGCCGGCCGTAGTCAGCGTAAGCCACTATTTTTCTACGAAACGAGCCTTAGCCACGGGCGTAGCTGTTTGTGGATCTGGTGTTGGAGCTTTCGTCTTCGCCCCATTATGTCAAGTCTTGCTTAACATGTACGAATGGCAAGGGGCCCTACTAATACTTGCCGGTTTAACACTGAATTGTGCTGTGTTTGGAGGTCTCATGAGACCCCTCGACCCGGCTCCTTACCAAAAACCCTTACTCCAGAGAATCGCCGAAGAGAAGGAAAGACACCGGATGGACTCCCTCTGCGAAAGTCAGTACATGATTATTCAGCATTCAGATGGAACATTCGAAAAGAGACCGAAGTTCATCCTCAATCTAGAACCCGGTGTTCATTCCACCCTCTATCTAGATCAGTTCGGGAAGTCTCCAGCGGACACTCCGGTATTTACGCTTTCTCCCATACAAGAAGTGCGCAAATCACCGGAACTGTCCAAAGAGGATGAAATGAacgaaaaggaagaaaatgagAAGGAAGAAGAGGAGAAGACTGAAAAAGAGGATGAGAAAGCTCCATTAGCTGGGCCGTCTTTGCCGAAAGTAGCAACAACGGTCTCACTTCCCAATGCGGGCTTGGCCCACCACCAAATCAATAGCAACCCTAATGGGGCTGACTTTCAAGATGGGTCCTCCTCTCCACAGATTGCCAATGGTACTTTACCCCCAACATTTATCCGCGAACTGGCCAAGCGGAAAGGACTTTTGCCCCAGTTTAGAGGTGCTATGAAATTAAGCCTTAGCAACATGACAGTAAATAACGAGACGAAGAAAAACAACGCCCCACTAAAGATCTCTTCCAGTGGTTTTCTTTGTCCGGGACAGCAGCAAAATAACAACTTCAACGCGGATGAAGTCTGGAAGCAGAACGTTCGAGAACAAATATCCCAAACTCCTGTTCCGCTGGACGGCAGTAGGAGGTCATCCCTGCGCAGGGAAAGAAGAGATTACAGCAGGCCTATGTACAGGAAAGATGTCTTTTACAGCGGCAGCATCCGCAATCTGCCAGAATACAAGCAGTCTCAGGGGGATGTTAGGTCGTACGTGGCCAGCGTCATATCTATTCCAAGAGACATCCCCATCTCTCAATCGGTTTTAGACAACAGATCGAATGTTCTGCAAGCCAAACCAAGACCAAAATTTTGCcctagttttattaaattgccCAAATCCATGACGGACACTCTGTATGAAATGCTTGACATTTCACTTCTGCAGAACAAAGTGTTTCTAATGATCTGCATGTCCAATGTGATTGGAATGATAGGTTTTTATGTGCCATATGTTTACATTACAGACAGTTGCATAACGAAAGGAATCCCAGCCGAAAAGGCCGCCTTCGTTCTCTCCATGATTGGAATAACGAATACCATAGGGAGGTTGCTGTTCGGTTGGATAGCCGATAGGCCAGGGGTCTCCTCCCTGCTAGTGAATAATGTTACTATTGTACTGACTGGTATATGTGTGTTCTGCATACCTTTCTGCAACGACTACACAACCATTGTGATTGATTGCGTCCTCTTTGGATTATTTGTCT ctgctTACATTTGCCTGACGTCTATCATATTAGTTGAACTGCTGGGATTAGACAAGCTGACGAATGCTTTTGGGCTGCTCAGTCTTTTTCGTGGTGCGTCAGTCATGTTGGGGGCACCTGTAGCAG gcTCAATTTATGACTGGACAGGCAGCTATGATTTACCCTTCTTCATCGCCGGAATCTTGCTGATAGGTGCCGCCATCATCAGTTTTCTCATCCCTTGTGTTGCCAAaagggaagaagaaaaacaacaaaatccGGAGGTGGTGAGGGATGAAAATCAAGACGTCTTGAGTGACGACCAGGAAAGTGTAGTTTGA
- the LOC107443270 gene encoding monocarboxylate transporter 9 isoform X1, which produces MANRKVSFSRNWSFDENNKADKSFYRRYSTPNEVAYTLCKSPDSRNVEPFYSPYDKISRDMEDRFYFVSPSSSVQQSLSEQQDDDDMEWDPDEIANIPEPPDGGYGWVIVAASFLSNMIVDGIAYTFGIFFTEFVRHYDVPKGKVAWVGSLLSGFYMSVGPIVSALTNRFGSRLVMIAGSLVSCTAMILSTMAPTIDVLMVTYGVMGGIGFGLVFLPAVVSVSHYFSTKRALATGVAVCGSGVGAFVFAPLCQVLLNMYEWQGALLILAGLTLNCAVFGGLMRPLDPAPYQKPLLQRIAEEKERHRMDSLCESQYMIIQHSDGTFEKRPKFILNLEPGVHSTLYLDQFGKSPADTPVFTLSPIQEVRKSPELSKEDEMNEKEENEKEEEEKTEKEDEKAPLAGPSLPKVATTVSLPNAGLAHHQINSNPNGADFQDGSSSPQIANGTLPPTFIRELAKRKGLLPQFRGAMKLSLSNMTVNNETKKNNAPLKISSSGFLCPGQQQNNNFNADEVWKQNVREQISQTPVPLDGSRRSSLRRERRDYSRPMYRKDVFYSGSIRNLPEYKQSQGDVRSYVASVISIPRDIPISQSVLDNRSNVLQAKPRPKFCPSFIKLPKSMTDTLYEMLDISLLQNKVFLMICMSNVIGMIGFYVPYVYITDSCITKGIPAEKAAFVLSMIGITNTIGRLLFGWIADRPGVSSLLVNNVTIVLTGICVFCIPFCNDYTTIVIDCVLFGLFVSAYICLTSIILVELLGLDKLTNAFGLLSLFRGASVMLGAPVAGSIYDWTGSYDLPFFIAGILLIGAAIISFLIPCVAKREEEKQQNPEVVRDENQDVLSDDQESVV; this is translated from the exons ATGGCCAACCGAAAAGTCAGCTTCAGTCGGAACTGGTCATTCGATGAAAATAATAAGGcagataaaagtttttataggAGGTATAGCACGCCTAATGAAGTTGCTTATACTTTGTGTAAATCTCCGGATTCCAGAAATGTCGAACCTTTTTATTCGCCCTATG ACAAGATCTCCCGGGACATGGAGGACCGGTTCTACTTCGTGTCCCCGTCCAGCTCTGTCCAGCAGAGCCTGTCCGAGCAGCAGGACGACGACGACATGGAGTGGGATCCGGACGAGATTGCCAACATCCCTGAACCTCCAGACGGTGGTTACGGGTGGGTCATCGTGGCAGCATCCTTCCTCAGCAACATGATAGTGGACGGAATAGCCTATACTTTCGGCATCTTCTTCACGGAATTCGTCAGGCATTATGACGTTCCCAAGGGTAAAGTGGCCTGGGTCGGATCCCTCCTCTCAGGTTTCTACATGAGCGTAG GTCCCATTGTGAGTGCATTGACGAACAGATTCGGTAGTCGGCTTGTGATGATAGCAGGCAGCCTGGTCTCCTGTACTGCTATGATACTCAGTACTATGGCACCCACCATAGACGTACTGATGGTCACCTATGGAGTGATGGGAG gtATAGGTTTCGGTCTGGTGTTTTTGCCGGCCGTAGTCAGCGTAAGCCACTATTTTTCTACGAAACGAGCCTTAGCCACGGGCGTAGCTGTTTGTGGATCTGGTGTTGGAGCTTTCGTCTTCGCCCCATTATGTCAAGTCTTGCTTAACATGTACGAATGGCAAGGGGCCCTACTAATACTTGCCGGTTTAACACTGAATTGTGCTGTGTTTGGAGGTCTCATGAGACCCCTCGACCCGGCTCCTTACCAAAAACCCTTACTCCAGAGAATCGCCGAAGAGAAGGAAAGACACCGGATGGACTCCCTCTGCGAAAGTCAGTACATGATTATTCAGCATTCAGATGGAACATTCGAAAAGAGACCGAAGTTCATCCTCAATCTAGAACCCGGTGTTCATTCCACCCTCTATCTAGATCAGTTCGGGAAGTCTCCAGCGGACACTCCGGTATTTACGCTTTCTCCCATACAAGAAGTGCGCAAATCACCGGAACTGTCCAAAGAGGATGAAATGAacgaaaaggaagaaaatgagAAGGAAGAAGAGGAGAAGACTGAAAAAGAGGATGAGAAAGCTCCATTAGCTGGGCCGTCTTTGCCGAAAGTAGCAACAACGGTCTCACTTCCCAATGCGGGCTTGGCCCACCACCAAATCAATAGCAACCCTAATGGGGCTGACTTTCAAGATGGGTCCTCCTCTCCACAGATTGCCAATGGTACTTTACCCCCAACATTTATCCGCGAACTGGCCAAGCGGAAAGGACTTTTGCCCCAGTTTAGAGGTGCTATGAAATTAAGCCTTAGCAACATGACAGTAAATAACGAGACGAAGAAAAACAACGCCCCACTAAAGATCTCTTCCAGTGGTTTTCTTTGTCCGGGACAGCAGCAAAATAACAACTTCAACGCGGATGAAGTCTGGAAGCAGAACGTTCGAGAACAAATATCCCAAACTCCTGTTCCGCTGGACGGCAGTAGGAGGTCATCCCTGCGCAGGGAAAGAAGAGATTACAGCAGGCCTATGTACAGGAAAGATGTCTTTTACAGCGGCAGCATCCGCAATCTGCCAGAATACAAGCAGTCTCAGGGGGATGTTAGGTCGTACGTGGCCAGCGTCATATCTATTCCAAGAGACATCCCCATCTCTCAATCGGTTTTAGACAACAGATCGAATGTTCTGCAAGCCAAACCAAGACCAAAATTTTGCcctagttttattaaattgccCAAATCCATGACGGACACTCTGTATGAAATGCTTGACATTTCACTTCTGCAGAACAAAGTGTTTCTAATGATCTGCATGTCCAATGTGATTGGAATGATAGGTTTTTATGTGCCATATGTTTACATTACAGACAGTTGCATAACGAAAGGAATCCCAGCCGAAAAGGCCGCCTTCGTTCTCTCCATGATTGGAATAACGAATACCATAGGGAGGTTGCTGTTCGGTTGGATAGCCGATAGGCCAGGGGTCTCCTCCCTGCTAGTGAATAATGTTACTATTGTACTGACTGGTATATGTGTGTTCTGCATACCTTTCTGCAACGACTACACAACCATTGTGATTGATTGCGTCCTCTTTGGATTATTTGTCT ctgctTACATTTGCCTGACGTCTATCATATTAGTTGAACTGCTGGGATTAGACAAGCTGACGAATGCTTTTGGGCTGCTCAGTCTTTTTCGTGGTGCGTCAGTCATGTTGGGGGCACCTGTAGCAG gcTCAATTTATGACTGGACAGGCAGCTATGATTTACCCTTCTTCATCGCCGGAATCTTGCTGATAGGTGCCGCCATCATCAGTTTTCTCATCCCTTGTGTTGCCAAaagggaagaagaaaaacaacaaaatccGGAGGTGGTGAGGGATGAAAATCAAGACGTCTTGAGTGACGACCAGGAAAGTGTAGTTTGA